In one window of Flavobacterium ginsengisoli DNA:
- the deoC gene encoding deoxyribose-phosphate aldolase, translated as MNVKQYLDSTYLKTASQAGLSEAENTIVVKNAIEEAIQEGFKLIMIRPEYVSLAKKMIIEANSVLLVGTVIDFPEGKSNLETKIKEANEAIENGADDLDFVCNYEAFKNGDLDLVKKEVLIGTQIGLANDKTVKWIIEIAALTDKEIIQLSALIKHVVVSNFKEDDFDAVFVKSSTGFYKTDNNLPNGATVPAIIMMLENASPLSVKAAGGVRSFEEAAEMIRLGVKRIGTSAAKAIANGEIFPNQY; from the coding sequence ATGAACGTAAAGCAATATTTAGACTCAACGTATTTAAAAACTGCATCGCAAGCTGGTCTTTCAGAAGCGGAAAATACTATTGTAGTTAAAAATGCAATTGAAGAAGCAATTCAAGAAGGTTTTAAGTTGATTATGATTCGACCAGAATATGTTTCTCTGGCAAAAAAAATGATCATAGAAGCCAATTCTGTTTTGTTAGTTGGTACAGTGATTGATTTTCCAGAAGGAAAATCAAATCTGGAGACCAAAATTAAGGAAGCAAACGAGGCCATTGAAAATGGAGCAGACGATTTAGATTTTGTTTGTAACTATGAAGCGTTTAAGAATGGTGATCTTGATCTGGTAAAAAAAGAAGTCTTAATTGGAACACAGATCGGATTGGCAAATGATAAAACAGTAAAATGGATTATCGAAATTGCCGCCCTAACAGATAAAGAAATTATTCAGTTATCTGCCTTAATAAAACATGTTGTAGTATCAAATTTTAAAGAAGATGATTTTGATGCTGTTTTTGTGAAATCCTCAACAGGTTTTTACAAAACAGATAATAATTTGCCAAATGGAGCAACCGTTCCAGCAATAATAATGATGCTTGAAAATGCCTCGCCACTTTCAGTAAAAGCAGCAGGCGGAGTTCGTTCATTTGAAGAAGCCGCAGAAATGATTCGTTTAGGAGTAAAACGTATTGGCACTTCGGCCGCAAAAGCAATTGCAAACGGAGAAATTTTCCCAAATCAATATTAA
- a CDS encoding VanZ family protein yields MPKQLLLIWAIICSGIITYFCLTDSSNIPAINFPSIDKIVHFCFHFGFTISWILFFKKELKGKDADDYKAYLISFIFSVFFGITIEILQGALTATRASDVTDVLANALGALAAVFSAIGFKRQIDKI; encoded by the coding sequence GTGCCTAAACAACTCTTGTTAATTTGGGCAATTATTTGCTCTGGAATCATTACTTATTTTTGTCTGACAGATTCTAGTAATATACCAGCAATTAATTTTCCAAGCATTGATAAAATTGTACATTTCTGTTTTCATTTTGGTTTTACAATTTCATGGATTTTGTTTTTCAAAAAAGAATTAAAAGGAAAAGATGCAGACGATTATAAAGCTTATTTGATTTCGTTTATATTTTCTGTTTTTTTTGGAATTACAATCGAAATTCTTCAAGGTGCTCTTACCGCAACAAGAGCCTCAGATGTTACAGATGTTTTGGCAAATGCGCTTGGTGCCCTTGCAGCGGTTTTTTCTGCAATCGGATTTAAAAGGCAAATCGATAAAATATAA
- the gcvH gene encoding glycine cleavage system protein GcvH: protein MSIPANLKYTKDHEWVSIEGDVATVGITHFAQKELGDIVYVEVETLDQTLSKDEVFGTVEAVKTVSDLFLPLTGEIIAFNEDLESAPETVNSDPYGAGWMIKIKIADASEIDTLLSDQAYKDLIGA from the coding sequence ATGAGCATACCAGCAAATTTAAAGTACACAAAAGATCACGAATGGGTTAGCATCGAAGGAGATGTTGCAACTGTAGGAATTACTCATTTTGCACAAAAAGAGTTAGGAGATATCGTGTATGTTGAGGTAGAAACTTTAGATCAGACACTTTCAAAAGATGAAGTTTTTGGAACTGTTGAGGCTGTAAAAACAGTTTCTGATTTATTTTTACCATTAACAGGTGAAATCATTGCTTTTAATGAAGATTTAGAAAGTGCTCCTGAAACTGTAAATTCAGATCCTTATGGAGCTGGATGGATGATTAAAATAAAAATTGCTGATGCTTCAGAAATTGATACTTTATTATCTGATCAAGCTTATAAAGATTTAATCGGTGCCTAA